The Takifugu rubripes chromosome 7, fTakRub1.2, whole genome shotgun sequence genome has a segment encoding these proteins:
- the LOC115250338 gene encoding uncharacterized protein C1orf232, which yields MNPLWKLYKSKVLKSLNSEYEEDTAEEVTEVENDMISPDEVEEAPNVVSQLARKMQGAGTKGWNRLSALFNRDDEHQLLEESEGPPVADHPLAVKPEEAPPPSKRTGFWDSFAANWAAKKQADAATAASAAAAAASNETSGANDQDDDGATVARGQESQDGQITMEEVSGGGGAGEGQSGNNSFSKYMSLGGGSEEVSFKWNFVTSKLAELKTKAN from the exons ATGAATCCGTTGTGGAAGTTGTATAAGAGCAAAGTGCTGAAGAGCCTGAACTCTGAGTATGAGGAGGACACAGCTGAAGAG gTCACGGAGGTAGAGAATGATATGATAAGCCCGGACGAGGTGGAGGAGGCTCCAAATGTTGTGTCCCAGTTGGCCAGAAAA atgcaGGGGGCTGGGACTAAAGGCTGGAACAGACTATCGGCGTTGTTCAACAGGGATGATGAGCATCAGCTCTTAGAGGAGTCTGAGGGTCCACCAGTCGCTGACCA CCCACTTGCAGTAAAACCAGAAGAAGCTCCTCCGCCTAGTAAGCGCACAGGATTCTGGGATAGCTTTGCTGCTAATTGGGCCGCTAAGAAGCAGGCAGACGCTGCGACAGCCGcctccgccgctgccgctgctgcttccAATGAGACATCAGGGGCCAATGACCAGGATGACGACGGGGCAACGGTGGCCAGAGGGCAGGAGAGCCAGGATGGGCAGATTACCATGGAGGAGgtgagcggaggaggaggagcaggtgaagggCAAAGCGGCAACAACAGCTTCTCGAAGTACATGTCACTAGGAGGAGGTAGCGAGGAGGTGTCATTCAAGTGGAACTTTGTCACCAGCAAGCTGGCGGAGCTGAAGACCAAGGCCAACTAA